TCCCTGCCCGCAGGTCGCCGTCCGCCCCGGCGACCCGCGTCCGGAGCCGGAACATCATGGCGTTGGGGACCACCCCGGTCTCCGCGAGGATCGAGGCGATCTCCTCGGTGTTCGAGCCGGCCGGGATCTCGATCTGCACCGGCATCCCCGGCGGCTTGTCGGTCTCAGGCCGCAGGAGCACCCACCACGCAGGCGCCGAGAACGCCAGGCACATGGCCAGCAGCACGAACAGGATCGTGAGCAGTGAGCGGGCCACGGGGCGTTTCAGGCGCTCAGCGGCCATCGGAGACCTCCGAATCGAGATACGCCTGGAGCATGAGGGCGGCGGCGATCATGTCGACCCGGCCGCGCCGGTCGCGCGCGGTGACGCCCGCCTCGGTCATGGCACGCTCGGCCTGTGCCGAGGTCAGCCGCTCGTCGAAGTAGCGCACCGGCACGCCGAGATCGGACTCCAGCGCGGCAGCCAGTGCGCGTGTGGCCGCGGCCTGAGGCCCCTCGGTACCGTCGAGCGACAGCGGCAGACCGACGACGATCGCACCGGGTTCCCACTCCTCCACTGCCTCGTGCATCGCACGCCGGTCCGATGCGTCGACGACCTTCACGGGGGTCGCGATGCGCCCGCCGGGGTCCGACACCGCGATCCCGATCCGCTTCTCGCCGAAATCGAGGCCGAGTACGCGCACGGCGCCCGTCACTCCGCCCCGAGCAGCGCGGCGGCCGCCGCGAGCGCCGCGTCGATGCCGTCGGCGTCCGGACCACCGCCCTGCGCCATGTTCGGCCGTCCGCCGCCTCTGCCGCCGACCTGCTCGGCCATGGCGCGCATCACCGCACCGGCGTCGAAGCCGGCGGCGACGGCGGCATCGGTGCCGGCGGCGACCAGCACGGCCTTGCTGTCGGCCTCACTCGCGAGCACCACGCCACCCGCATCCGCACGCAGCCGGTCGGCCAGGTCGCGCAGCGCCTCGGCGTCCGCACCGGGGACGCGCCCGAGCGCGACCGCGTAGCCGCCGCCCGCGGTGACCGTGCGCACGGCACCCGCGTCGAGCGCGGCCGGCGCGCCGGCCTTGGCCTTCGCCTCGGCGTCCTTCACGCGCTGCAGCAGGGCGCGCACGCGGTCGGGCACCTCGGCCGCCCGGCACTTCAGCGCGGCGGCGGCCTCGAACAGCGTGGCCTCCTCGCGTTCGAGGTGGTCGAACGCGTCGAACGAGGTCACGGCCTCGATGCGCCGCAGGTTCGCTCCGATGGAGCCCTCGGACACGATCTTGAGCAGGCCGATCTCGGAGGTGCGGCCGACGTGCGTACCGCCGCACAACTCACGGCTGAAGTTGCCCACCTCGAGAACGCGCACGAAGTCGCCGTACTTCTCGCCGAACAGTGCGGTGACACCCGCCTCGCGCGCGGACGCCAGCGAGGTCTCGTACGCGCGGACCGGGTGATCCTCCATGATCTTGTGATCGACCATGCGCTCGATCTTGCCGAGGTCGTCTGCGCCGATCGCCTCGAAGTGCGTGAAGTCGAAGCGGAAGCGGTCCGGGGCCACGAGTGACCCGGCCTGCTTCGCGTGCTCGCCGAGGACGAGCCGCAGCGCCCAGTGCACGAGGTGCGTGGCGGTGTGGTTGCGGCGGATGCGCTCGCGGCGCATCACGTCGATGGACGCGCGGACGCGGTCGCCGACGGCGATCGCGCCTTCCGCGACCGTGCCGGAGTGGGCGTGGACGCCGGGCGCCGGCAGCCTCGTCTCGGTGACCTCGAAGCGCATGCCGTCGCGCGTGAGCGCGCCCGTGTCGCCGACCTGGCCACCCTGCTCCGCGTAGAACGGCGTGGCATCGAGCACGACCTGCGCCTCGGCGCCGGCCTCGGCGCGCTCCACGCGCTCGCCGCCCACGACGATCGCGACGACCTTCGCGTCCGCCTCGTCGGACTCGTACCCGACGAAGTCGGTCGCGCCCGCAGCGGCGATCTCGGCCCACACGCCCCCGTGCGCCGACCACGAGACGTCCTGAACGTGTGCGCGGGCGCGCTCGCGCTGCGCCTCCATCTCGGCCTCGAAGCCGCCGGTGTCGACCTCGATGCCGGCCTCGCCGGCGATCTCGGCCGTCAGCTCGAACGGGAAGCCGTAGGTGTCGTGGAGCGTGAAGGCGGTGACCCCGTCGAGCCGCGCGTCGCCCGCCGCGCGCACGCGCTCCAGCGCGGTGTCGAGGAACGCCAGACCCGTTCGCAGCGTCGCCGAGAAGCGCTCCTCCTCGGAGGCGACGATGCCGCGGACCAGTTCGGCGTGCTCGACGACCTCGGGGTACGCCTCCCCCATGAGCGCGGTCACGGCATCGGTCAGCCGGACCATGAACGCGTCCTCGACGCCCAGCAGACGGCCGTGGCGCACCGCGCGGCGCAGCAGGCGGCGCAGGACGTAGCCGCGGCCCTCGTTCGAGGGCAGGATGCCGTCGGCGATCATGAACACGACCGCGCGCGCGTGGTCCGCGAGGATGCGCAGCGAGGTGTCCGGGCGCCCGCCAGCGCCGTACGCCGTGCGGGAGACCTCCTCGGCGACCGCCATCAGCGCGCGCAGCACATCGGTCTCGAAGTTCGAGGTCACGCCCTGCAGGATCGCGGCGAGCCGCTCGAGGCCCATGCCGGTATCGATGTTCTTCTTCGGCAGCGGGACGAGCGTGCCGTCCTCCCGCCGGTCGTACTGCATGAACACGAGGTTCCAGTACTCGAGGAACCGGTCGCAGTCGCAGCCGGGCGCGCAGGTCGGTGAGCCGCAGCCTACGTCCGCACCCTGGTCGTAGTAGAGCTCCGAGCACGGCCCGCAGGGTCCCGTCGGGCCCGCCGACCAGAAGTTGTCCTTCTCACCAAGACGCACGATCCTCTCGGCGGCGACGCCGACCTGCTCGTGCCAGACGGCGAACGCCTCGTCGTCGTCCTCGTAGATCGAGAACCACAGGCGCTCCGGGTCGAGCCCGAGCACGTCGACGGAATACTCGTACGCCCACGCGCACGCCTCGGACTTGAAGTAGTCGCCGAAGCTGAAGTTGCCGAGCATCTCGAAGAAGCTGTGGTGCCGCCCCGTGGTGCCGATGATGTCGATGTCGGTCGTGCGCACGCACTTCTGGCAGGTGGTCGCCCTCGTGAAGCCGAGGTCGCGTGCCCCGAGGAAGACGGGCTTGAAC
This Actinomycetota bacterium DNA region includes the following protein-coding sequences:
- the ruvX gene encoding Holliday junction resolvase RuvX, which encodes MRVLGLDFGEKRIGIAVSDPGGRIATPVKVVDASDRRAMHEAVEEWEPGAIVVGLPLSLDGTEGPQAAATRALAAALESDLGVPVRYFDERLTSAQAERAMTEAGVTARDRRGRVDMIAAALMLQAYLDSEVSDGR
- the alaS gene encoding alanine--tRNA ligase encodes the protein MNSAEIRESFLKYFESKGCRRLPSSSLIPEDPSLLLTTAGMVQFKPVFLGARDLGFTRATTCQKCVRTTDIDIIGTTGRHHSFFEMLGNFSFGDYFKSEACAWAYEYSVDVLGLDPERLWFSIYEDDDEAFAVWHEQVGVAAERIVRLGEKDNFWSAGPTGPCGPCSELYYDQGADVGCGSPTCAPGCDCDRFLEYWNLVFMQYDRREDGTLVPLPKKNIDTGMGLERLAAILQGVTSNFETDVLRALMAVAEEVSRTAYGAGGRPDTSLRILADHARAVVFMIADGILPSNEGRGYVLRRLLRRAVRHGRLLGVEDAFMVRLTDAVTALMGEAYPEVVEHAELVRGIVASEEERFSATLRTGLAFLDTALERVRAAGDARLDGVTAFTLHDTYGFPFELTAEIAGEAGIEVDTGGFEAEMEAQRERARAHVQDVSWSAHGGVWAEIAAAGATDFVGYESDEADAKVVAIVVGGERVERAEAGAEAQVVLDATPFYAEQGGQVGDTGALTRDGMRFEVTETRLPAPGVHAHSGTVAEGAIAVGDRVRASIDVMRRERIRRNHTATHLVHWALRLVLGEHAKQAGSLVAPDRFRFDFTHFEAIGADDLGKIERMVDHKIMEDHPVRAYETSLASAREAGVTALFGEKYGDFVRVLEVGNFSRELCGGTHVGRTSEIGLLKIVSEGSIGANLRRIEAVTSFDAFDHLEREEATLFEAAAALKCRAAEVPDRVRALLQRVKDAEAKAKAGAPAALDAGAVRTVTAGGGYAVALGRVPGADAEALRDLADRLRADAGGVVLASEADSKAVLVAAGTDAAVAAGFDAGAVMRAMAEQVGGRGGGRPNMAQGGGPDADGIDAALAAAAALLGAE